CGTCCGCCAGAATCATCTTGGCACTCTGCTTGGTCACCTCGGTGCCGGTGATGCCCATGGCCACGCCGATATCCGCGGACTTGACAGCCGGAGCGTCGTTCACGCCGTCACCGGTCATGGCCACGATATTGCCTTGCCGCTGCAAGGATTCGACGATCCTGAGCTTATGCTCGGGCGCCACACGCGCATACACGGACACTTCGGACGTGGCCTTGTCGAACGCGGCCTCATCGGGTAGCTGGTCAAGCTGGTCGCCGGTCAGGGCCTGACCGTCCTTGGCGATGATGCCAAGGTCGGAGGCGATGCGGGCGGCGGTCAGCGGGTGGTCGCCGGTGATCATCACCGTGCGGATGCCGGCACGATGGGCCTCGGTCACGGAGTCGCGCACCTCAGTACGCGGCGGATCGATAATGCCGACCATGCCATTCCAGATGAGATCGGTTTCGATGGCTTCGGCCTGATCGGCGATGTCGGACACCTGGCCTGCAGCGTTGACGCTTACACCGGGCACATCAGCCAAAGAACTGGTTTCCAGCGGACGGCACGCCTCACCAAGCGTACGGTACGCCTCGGAGGAGAGACGTTCGACGGTGGCGAGAATCGACTGGCGATCGCCTTCGGTGAGTTTGCGGACCTGTCCGCCCACGCGGATACGCGAGCAGTAGCTCAACAGCACGTCCGGCGCACCCTTGGCGAACACGGTGAGATTGTCGGCATCGGCGCTGTCCTTGGCGATGATGGACATGCGCTTGCGCTCCGAAGTGAACGGGATCTCGCCCACGCGCGTGTATCGCGTGATCTTGCGATCGGCCTTGACTTTGCGGGCGGCCACGATAAGCGAGACTTCGGTGGGGTCGCCCACAATCTCCCAGCGGCCGTTCTCCTCGCGTAGTTCGCCGTCGTTCGCGAGCGTGCCGGCCACAAGCGTGGCGACGACCTCATCGGCCATGATCCGGGCCTGCTCGGACTCGGGATCGACGCCGCCGGCCAGTACCATACGCCCTTCGGGCGCGTAACCGGTGCCAGTGATCTGCACTTCGCCGGACGGGGTGACCACACGTTCCACGGTCATCTCGTTGCGGGTCAGCGTGCCGGTCTTATCCGAGCAGATCACGGAAGCGGAGCCCAGGGTTTCCACCGAATGCAGCTTCTTGACGATCGCGTTGTGGGCCGCCATGCGCTGCACGCCAAGCGCCAGCACCACGGTCAGAATGGCGGCCAAACCTTCCGGCACGGCGGCCACGGCAAGCGAAACGGCCAGCAGCAAGGAATCAATCACGTCATGGACGTCGTTGAAGCCTTCCAGCACGGCGAGCGCCACCAGCACCACGACGGCGATGACGCACACCGCAATGCCGAGGATCTTGGAGACGTAATCCATCTCCTTCTGCAACGGGGTTTTCTCGTCCTCTGTGGCGGAGAGCATGTCGGCGATCTTGCCGACCTGCGTATTCATACCGGTGCCGGTCACGATTGCGCGGCCGGTGCCTTGCGTCACGGAAGTGCCGTTGAAGATCATGTTGGCGCGGTCGCCCAGCGCCTTGGCCTCGGTGAGTGTGTCCGGCTTCTTGCCAACCGGCACGGATTCGCCGGTCAGTGAAGCCTCGGCGATGCGCAGGCTGGCCGCGTTGACCAGTCGGCCATCAGCGGAGACCGAATCGCCTTCCGCAAGGACGATGATGTCGCCGGGAACCACGTCGGCGGTGTTGATGCGCATGACCTTGCCATCGCGCAGCACCGAGGTCTGCGGGGCCGTCATTTGTGCGAGCGCTTCGACGGCCGCCTCGGCCTTGGCTTCTTGCATGTAGCCGAGCACAGCATTGACAATCAGGATCAAGATGATCACGATGGCGTCGAACGGAAGCGCCTCGCCGCCTTCCGCGCCGGGCTGCGCATTGGCTTTTTCGATGAACCAAGCGATCACCGAGATAATAGTGGCCGCGATCAGCAGGTAGACCAGCGGATCTTGGAATTGGGCCAGGAATTTCTTCCATTTCGGTACGGGCGGGGCGCTGGCGAGCTCGTTCGGGCCGAATTTGGCCAGTCGGCGCTTGGCTTCTTCCTCGCTCAGGCCGTGGGATGGGTCGACGTTCAGGGCTTTGGCCACGTCGTCGGCGCTGGTCAGACTTGGATCCGTATCCCCCAATAGCGCTTCCTGTGCGCGCACTTCTTCCGATTCCACGACCCCGTTCGTTGCGGTCGCGGACTTTGCGGATTGATCATTACGATCATCCATGGTGTTCTCCTTGGTATCGCCGCGGAGTAGTCAGCCTCGCGCCGGCACCGGGTTGTCTCTCCCGGGCGGCGCAGGACTGCGCGGTTATGGGCATCGACGCAATTGCAGCCGATGCGTACGATGCCATTATTCCATAACCCGGCGGCACACTGGTCAAGCCATGACGGGCGAGCTGGGCGCGGACATCGTCGAGCGGTACAACGACTCGCCCATCGCTGCGGCCGCGCTGCCCGCCCTGACCTCGGTGCGCCCGCCGTACGCGCGTATCGTCACCGAGGTCTTGCGTCTCATCGAAATCGGGCCCGGGAATCCCACGCACATCTCGTTGCCACCGGAACTCGTCGTGCGCGCCTCGAGCTCGAATCGGCTTATCTGACGGCGAGGGTGCCCACTTGCGCGCCGACGGCCACCGTACCGGAACCGGTAAGATCCAAAGCGGCGATGGTGGCCGGGTTGGTGAACACCACGATGACGTCGGTGGCTTTGCCCGCGGCCTTGACCGCATCGAGATCGACCTTCTCGATGGGATCGCCGGCTGAGACCGTCTGCCCGGCACTCACCAGCATCGTGAAAGGCGCGCCCTTGAGTTGCACGGTATCGACGCCGATATGCACCAACACCTCGACACCGCCCGGAGTGGTGATGCCCACGGCGTGTTTGGCGTCGGCCACGGTGGTCACCGTTCCGGAAACAGGGGCGACGACCAGCCCGGAGGACGGCACCACGCCGAACCCATCGCCCAGAATCTTGGCGGCGAACGTGTCGTCGGGCACTTTCTCGATGGACTCCCAGACACCATCGCATGGGGCGAGAACCGACATCGCTGCGGGGGCGGGCGCCACCTCATCGCTGTTGTGGAACAAACCGGAGAACAATCCCATAATGACTCCTTGAAAACCAATGATGGACGATAACGGACGACTGCGTGACGCCGATCATGTCGACGTCACGCAGCCCAGTCATCATGCCATGCGCCAGACTGCCAAGCGCTAGGCTTTATGCAGCTCTTCCATGGCATCGGCCACAGCCTGCACCTGCGTGCCGACCACAACCTGGACATTCCTGTCGTCGATGACCTTCACGCCGGGCACCAGCTTGCGGATGGCGTCCACATCCACCTTGGCGGTGTCCTTGACGCCCAGACGCAGACGGGTCACGCAGTTCTCAATGTCGACGATATTGGCCTTGCCACCAAGCAGCGCGTAGAGCTTCGCGGCCAGCGCGGCGTACTTGTCGCGGGAGACCGCGGCGGCCGGGGCGGCGCCGGTGTCGAGAATGCCCGCCACGGCGGCGGCGCCCTCATCGTCAACGCCATCGCCACGGCCCGGGGTCTTGAGGTCGAACTTCTTGATCATGAACGTGAACACGAAGTAGTAGATGACCGCAAAGACCAGGCCCTGCACGATAAGCATCCACGGCATATGCGCCTGCGGCACACGCAGCGAGAGGAACCAATCGATGAAGCCGGCGGAGAAGTTGAAGCCGGCGATCCACTGGAAGGATGCGGCGATGAACACCGACAGGGCGGTGAGCAGCGCGTGCACCACGTACAGCGGGAAGGCGGCGAACATGAAGGAGAACTCCAGGGGCTCGGTCACACCGGTGAGGAAGGCGGCCAGACCACCGGCGAGCATCAGGGAGCCGACGGTACGACGGTTCTCCGGCTTGGCGCAGCGGTAGATGGCAAACGCGCCCGCAGGCAAGCCGAACATCATGATCGGGAAGAAGCCGGCCTGGTACATGCCGGTGACGTACTCGCCCCACGGCTGGAATCCGCCGGTGGCCAGCACGGCCTTGGTGGTGCCGTTGAGACCGCCCACACCGTTCCAGAACTTGGTGATGTCATCAATGCCGGCAAGGTTGAACCAGAACACGTTGTTGAGGGCGTGGTGCAGACCCGTGGGGATGAGCAGACGGTTGAAGAAGGCGTAGATGCCGGCGCCGACCGCGCCCATGCCCATCAGGGACTCGCCGAAGGCGACCAGACCGTTGTAGACCAGCGGCCACACGAACAGCAGCACCAGGGAAATGACCGACATCAGCGCGGCGGTCAGGATCGGCACGCAGCGACGGCCGGAGAAGAAGGCCAGGAAGTCGGGCAACTTGGTCTTGCTGAAACGGTTGTACAGCGCACCGGACACGCAGCCGACCATGATGCCGAAGAACACGTTCTTGTTGCCGATGGCGCCAGGAGCAAAGGCGGCCGGCGGGTTCTCGGCGTCGAAGCCCAGGAACATGGAGGCCGAGCCCATGATCGTGGTGATGGTCATGAAACCGACCAGACCGGACAGGGCCGAGGCGCCGTCCTTGTCACGGGCCATGCCGACGGCCACGCCAACGGCGAACAGCAAGCCCAGATTGTCGAGGATCGCCGAACCCGTCTTGCACAGATAGGCGGCGATGACGTTGCCGCCACCCCAACCGCTCGGATCGATCCAATAGCCGATGCCCAGGAAGAGCGCCGCGGCGGGCAGGCAGGCGACGGGCAGCATCAGCGCGCGGCCTAGTCGCTGAATATAGGCTTTCATTTCTTTCTCCCTTCATGCGGGTTTTCCAGCGGTGGAGTACTTCTCTGTGCCCTGCTCCGCCGTCACGCGCCGACCCTCCATTGGACCGGCCGATATCCGGCGGGGCGAGTACCGCTTTCAACGGATAATAGTACGCCACAGACGTCATACGTCGCAACTCAGCGCACTGAAATCAAGACTCGGAGAACCGTGCGCGGATTTCGGAAACCTAATCGAACGTGCAAAGCGTCTGAGCCGCGGAATGCCGCCATTTTCGGTCATGTTCGTTTGTGCGGAAACAGTTCGGATGGGTGCACGGTTCTTACTGAGAATCGTCCTCTGCACCCATCGCGGCGGCCATGGCGGCGTCTCGGGAACCCTTGGTGACCCGCAGGCCCACGGTGACGCCGACCAACACCACCGTGCAGGCGATCCACAGCATCCGCCCGCCGAAGCCGCCGATCACCCAGCCGCCGATCAGCGGCGCCAATGCGATCGACACCGACCACACCACGTTATAGACGCCCTGGTACGTGCCGCGGGCGGTGGCGGGCGCCATGGCGGCGACCGTGGTGGTGGCGATGGGGAACGTGCCCAGCTCGCCCAGCGTCCACAACACCACGGCGATGGCGAACCCGCCCCATGAATGGGCCACGGCCTGAACCGCGTAGCCGATAGCGGTCACCGCAAGGCCCATCACGAGCACACGCGAATTGCCCATGCGCGCGAACAGTTTCATGGCGGGAATCTGCAGCAGACACAGCATGCCGCCGTTGATGGTCAGCAGCACCGAATACTCGCCCAGCCCCAGACCAAGGTCCGTCATGGCAATGGGCAGGCCGGAGGTGCTTTGGAAGTACACAAGGAAGTAGCCGAACATCAGCAGGGAGAAGCCGAGGAATGGAGTATCGGTGAGCACGCGCCGCCAATTGCGAGACATGGCGCCCTCGGGGCGGGCCGCCGGCGCCGAAGTCGTCAGATGCCTCACTTCGCGGAAGAACACGATCAGCAATATCGTGACGGCGATCATCACCGCCGCCTCGACGTAGAACATCAGCGAATAGGAGATCTTGATCAGCTGATTGGCCACGATCGGGCCGATCGCATACCCGAAATTGATGGCCCATGATTGCAGCACATAGGCGCGCTGTTGACGCTTGGGAGGCACCACGTCGGCGATGTATGCGGCGATGGCCGGACTGGGCAGCGAGGCGAACGCGCCGTATACGAACAGGGCCGCGCCCAACGCCACGGGATCGGCGAGGACGGAGACGACCAGAAGGGCGGCGGCCGCGCCGATTTCGCCGATGATGATCATCGACTGGCGGCCGAACCGGTCGGACAGCGCGCCACCGAAAAGACAGCCGATGATGGCGCCGAAACCGTACATGGCCACGACCGCGCCCACAACGCCTTCGTCGAGGTGCAGCGCGGAGACCAGGTAGATCGACAGGAACGACGTCACGAAGCGGCCCATCCACAGGATCAGAATCGCCAGCCACAATCCCCAGTACAGCGGGGATAGTCCGAATATCATGCGTTGCTTCTTCACTCCCAATACCTTACCGGCTTCCGATGGCGGAATGGCCGTGTCTTGGCGCGGGGTGCTGGGACAATGGCATCTATGGCTAACAAAAAAGGACCGACCAAGGGGTCGGGTGGCAAGCATCGCAACAAACTGAAGGGTTACGGCCCCACTCCCAAGGCCGAGGACCGCGTCTATCACAAGGCGTACAAGGCCAAGAAAGTGGCCGAACGTCGGCAGATGGCCGACCCGCGTCTGGCAGCCCGCCGTCGAGTGGACAAGTTCGCTTCGGCGGACACCTCGGATCTGGTGTACGGCCGTAATTCCGTGCTGGAAGCACTGCGCGTAGGCGTACCTTCTTCTACGCTGTACATCATGTCGCGCATCGAGCATGACGATCGTACTCGCGAAATCGTGAAGATCGCCGGTATGAACGGCCTGCACATGCTGGAGGCCGATCGTCTGGAGATGGATCGTATCGCCCGCTCCGGCAACCATCAGGGCGTGATTCTGAAGGTCGATCCGTTCCAGTACTCCTCGCTGAACGAGCTGGCCGATCGTGCCGAGAAGAAGGCCAAGGCAATGGAGGCCGCGAATTCGGCGGCCGCCCGCATCGCCGCCCGCCCGCTGTTCATTGCATTGGACGGCGTGACCGATCCGCAGAACCTGGGTGCCGTGATTCGTTCGGCGGCCGCATTCGGTGCCAATGGTGTGATTCTGCCGGAACGCCGTTCCGCTTCAGTGAACGCCGCCGCCTGGAAGGTGTCTGCCGGTGCGGCCGCGCATATGCCGGTGGCGCGCGTGGTGAACCTGACTAAGGCACTTGAGGGCTTGAAGGAGCGTGGATACTACGTTGTCGGCCTTGACGGTGGCGGCGATAAGCTCGTCGGTGAGACCGGCTTTGAATCCGATCCGCTCGTTGTAGTGCTCGGTTCGGAAGGCAGCGGTTTGGGCCGACTGGTGCGCGAAACCTGCGACGCGATTGCCGGCATCCCGATCAGCTCGTCTGTTGAGTCGCTGAACGCTTCAGTAGCGGCGGGTATCAGCCTGTACGCGGTGTCCAACGCACGACGCAAGGCTGCGGCGGAGTGATTGTCGCTTGAGACCGTAATAGGTTGTACATACACGGAAGCCCCTCTATTTGAGGGGCTTCTTTGTGTGATGGGCTCACCTACAGACAGTCCATTGGATTGTCCGCTTAATGACTCCACACTGCCGCATCCGGATCGTCATCGGGGTTGTAGCCGTCATCGTCCGGGTCGCTGTAGGTGGATTCGTCGTCAATGACGCCGGAATCGGCCTCTTCGTTAAGTTCGGCGAGTGCCTTGGAATCAAGGTTGTAGCTCGGCAGAACGTTGTCGATGTAGCTGGTCACGGCCTCGCCCATCGGCACGTCGTGGCCGGCCTCCTCCGCCAGGAACCAGCGATGGTCAAGCACCTCATGGAAGAACTGAGCAGGCTCGATCTGGGAGCGATATTCACGCGGAATCATACGCACGGTCGGCTCGAACACCTCACGCATCCAGTCGGTGGCCACGATTTCCAGCTCCTCGCCCTCACGCCACGTGGAGGCACGGTAGGCGTCAAGATCGTTGAGCAGACGCCGGGCCTGGTTCTCCTGCACGTCAAGGCCGGTGAGACGCAGCAGCTTGCGGTTGGCGTATCCGGCGTCCACCACGCGCGGGCGGACCAGCACACGCTTGCCGTCCTCGGCGGTCTTCATTTCCAGCTCGTCCACGTCGAAGCCCAGCTCGTTGAGCTTGTTGACGCGCTGCTCGATCTTCCACATTTCGTCCGGGTTGAACTTGTCGGTGTCGGTCAGGGCGCTCCACAGCGAGTGGTAGCGTTCGACCAGCCGGTTGCCCACCTCGATCTCATCCACGTCGCCGGGCAGCAGCTTGCCGGACGCCAAATCCATAAGTTCGCCGATGATGTTGGTGCGGGCCAAGTCGATATCGTATTCGCGCTGGCCATCGGTGAGCTGGACTTGCAGGTCACCGGTCTCGGCGTCCACCAGGAAGGCGGAGAAAGCGTCGGCGTCGCGCAGGAACAGGACGTTCGACAGCGACACATCGCCCCAGTAGAAGCCGGCCAGGTGCAGGCGCACCAGCAGCACGGCGAGGGCGTCAATCAGTCGTTCGGCGGTGTCCGGGCGCAGGTTGCGGGCGAACAACGCACGGTACGGCAGCGAGAACTTCAAGTGCCGGGTGACCAGAATCGCCTCCAGCGGCTCCCCTTCACGGGTGTGACGGCCGGTGACCACGGCGATCGGGGTCACAGTTGGCAGTTCGAGCTTCTGCAGTCGACGCAGGATCTCGTACTCTCGCTCGGCCACCTGGCGCGTGATCTCCTTCATGGCGTACACCTCGTCGCCCACGTGCACGAATCGCACGACGTGGCGGGAGATGCCTCGCGGCAGGTTGGCCAGCAGGTCCTCGGGCCAGGTGGCCAAGGGCTTGTGCCAGGGCAGCGTGAACATCTTCGGGTTCGAGCTGGCGGCGGTGATCTTCAATGCTTGTGGCTCAGCTGAACTGGCGTGTTCGTCTTCGGCTTTGACAGACGTGGCCTTCAGCGCACGCGGATCCATCTGGGGCAAATCGTTCAACTCCATGTGTTCGATTTTACGTGTCGTTCGCGATGTGTGCTCCTTGGCCACGACTTCGGCGCGTTATGTTTACGGGAAAACACCGTTTGGTCTCTCCCTCAGACCGTCTAGAAGGCAAAAGAAAAGCCCCGCAGCTATGCAGGGCTTTTCCAACGAGGCCATAAGAGAGGAAGAGAATAACCTCGTTTAATGGTTGACGAAGCGATTAGACCTCGCCAAGTATCCACTAGTTCAGACGCAGCTCAGTCGACGGAGCGAACAGGTGCATCTTGGCCGGGTCGATCTTGATCTTGACGGTCGCGCCAACCTTCGGCAGCGCACGCGGATTCACACGAATCGTGGTGAGCTTGTTCTGGTCGGACATGACCTGGGAGGCCTCGGCGGCGGATCCATCGGTGACGATGGTACCGTAGATGTAGCCATCGGAGCCCAGATCCTCGACGTTCACAACCTTCAGGGAGAAGGCGTTCGGGTCATCGACCGGCGCCAGGCCCGCGTCCTCGGGACGGAAGCCGACCACGATCTGGCCGTTGTCTTCGGCGGTGAGCTTGTTGACGGCCTCGGCCGGCAGATCCACGGTGTCCTCACCGATCTTCGCCTTGCCGTTGACCACCGGGTGGGTGTTCAGGTTCATCGACGGGGAGCCGATGAAGCCGGCGACGAACACGTTGGCCGGACGATCATACAGTTCGGTCGGGGCGCCGACCTGCTGCAGGATGCCGAGCTTGATGACGGCGATGCGATCGCCCATCGTCAGGGCCTCGGTCTGATCGTGGGTCACGTACAGGGTGGTGACGCCCAGCTGACGCTGCAGTGCGGCGATCTGGGTACGGGTCTGGACACGGAGCTTGGCGTCGAGGTTGGACAGCGGCTCATCCATGAGGAAGACCTTCGGCTCACGGACGATTGCACGACCCATGGCCACACGCTGACGCTGTCCACCGGACAGAGCCTTCGGCTTGCGGTCGAGGTACTCGGTCAGGTCGAGGATCTCAGCGGCCTTCTCGACGCGCTTGCGGATCTCGTCCTTCGGAGTGCCGGCGATCTTCAGGGCGAAGCCCATGTTGTCGGCAACGGTCATGTGCGGGTACAGAGCGTAGTTCTGGAACACCATTGCGATGTCGCGGTCCTTCGGCTGCATCGTGGTGACATCCTTGCCACCGATGAGGATGCGGCCCTTGTTGACCTCTTCCAGGCCGGCGAGCATACGAAGGGTCGTAGACTTACCACAGCCGGAAGGGCCGACGAGGACGAGGAACTCGCCATCCTTGATATCAAGATTCAGATCATCCACGGAGGGCTTATCGTTGCCCGGGTAGATACGAGTGACGTGGTCGAAAACGACTTCTGCCATAGTTACTAATCCTTTCAGAGGCAGGTACGTGCCTCACGATCCGTTGTAAAGGGATTCGTTCTTTACTGTGCTTCCGCCCTCGCCACCGACGTACAACTTTGCTTTCGGAAACTGCAAGCTTCAGCGTTTACTTTTTTCCGGTTCAGTGAAGGTTCTCTTCGTTGAGCCGAGAACTACTATACACGGGCCGTGGGCCAAGGCAAGTGGCGTGTCTGAAATGTAGTTAACTTTATGGGCGTTTCTGGGGGTGTTGTGTGGTTCGGCCCATGACACGCCTGTTTCTCGAACGTGCGAACCGGTACGCCCGGCGTAGAGCAGGCCTGCTCTTCCCGGACTGATGGATTCCATCAGTCGCCTACTAATGCGACACAGACTCGAAGGTGACGCCGTTGCGGGCGGCTTTGCGCTCGGCCTTGCGCTCCTCGGCGTTTTCGATGCGCTGGATGCGCAGCTGGCGCCAGTCCTCGCGCATGTCGCGGAAACGGTCGGCCAGCGTTACGTCATCGTTCTCGGCATCATCATCAGTACTGCTGCCATCGGCCTTACCGAACGTGCCATCGGCCACCTTGGTGATGCCCAGCTTGAGCAGTCCGAGCAACTCACGCAACGTTTCCGGTACTGGCTCATCGCCCTCATCGGCGGACTTGGTCAGGCCCTCGATGCGGCGACGAAGCGCATCGGCGTCCTCGGGATCGATCTTGAGCCCGGCGATCAGCGACTGGCGCATGGTCTCGTAATCGAGGTTGGCAAAGAAATTCAGCTGTTGCAGCGTCATGAAGCCCTTGAGCTCGGGGAATCGGTGGACGATGTATTCCTCGCGGTCGTCGGCGGCGCGGGTCCAGTCGCGGGTGAGCTGCGGATCCCAGCTGGCGGTAATCGACCCCTCGCGCATGCGGTAGTGGTACAGCGCCTTGGGCAGACGGACCACGCGCGTGGCCTCGCCGATCACGTTGCAGATACGGGAGAGATCCTCGATTTTGCGACCCACCGGGAAGGAGAATCCGGTGCCCTGATAGGTGGAGGCGGGTGCCAGGAAGGCCCAGAAATAGCCGTCAATCTCAGCCTTGACTTGCTTTTTGATGGCCTCGACCGGGGTCAGGACCTGCACCTCGGTGAAGTCGTTGTGGCGATAGTTGGACAGCAGCGGCTTGTTGTTCTCGGAGATGGTGTCGAACTGGAACATCACCAGATCGGCATCGTATTCACGCATGGCATTCAGGCAGTCTTCCACCAGCGTGGGCGCCACAGTGTCATCCGAATCCGCAAAGTAGATGTATGAGCCGGTCGCCTGGGCGATGCCGGCATTGCGTGCGTCGGACAGTCCGCCGTTGGGCTTGTGGATCACCCGCACGCGCGGGTCGCGGGTGGCCCAAGCGTCGCACATGGCCGGGCAGTCGTCAGGCGAGCCATCATCCACCAGCAGAATCTCGAGGTTGCGATAGGTCTGCGCAACCACAGACTTCACGCATTCATCAAGGAATTTCTCGACCTTGTACACCGGGATGATGATGCTGACCAACGGCTCCTGTTCCATGCCTCCAGCGTAGCGCCGTCGCGCGAACGCGGCGGCGCCACGGGTTCGCGGACCGCGAAACCCTTAGAAGTCCCAGTCGTCGTCATCGGTTTCTTCGGCTTTGCCCATCACGTAGGATGAGCCGGAACCGGAGAAGAAGTCATGGTTCTCGTCGGCATTCGGGCTCAGGGAGGCCAGGATCGCGGGGTTCACGTCGCAGATCTCAGCCGGGAACAAAGCCGGGTAGCCGAGGTTCATCAGCGCCTTGTTACCGTTGTACCGCAGGAACTTCTCGACGTCATCGGTCAGGCCCACGCGGTCGTACAGCGACTGGGTGTACTCCACTTCGTTGTCGTACAGCTCGTTGAGCAGGTCGTACGTGTAGTCCTGCAGATCCAGACGCTCGGCATCGCCCAGCTGGGCGATGCCCTTCTGGTACTTGTAGCCGATGTAGTAGCCGTGGACGGCCTCATCGCGGATGATCAGGCGGATCACGTCGGCGGTGTTCGTCAGCTTGGCGTGCGCGGAGAAGTACATCGGCAGATAGAAGCCGGAGTAGAAGAGGAAGGACTCGAGCAGGGTGGAGGCCACCTTGCGCTTGTACGGGTTGTCGCCCTCGTAATAGTCGAGCACGATCTCCGCCTTCTTCTGCAGGAACTCATTGTTCTCGCTCCAGTCGAATGCGGCATCGATCTGCTCGGTGGAGCACAGGGTGGAGAAGATGGACGAGTAGCTTTTGGCGTGCACGGATTCCATGAAGGCGATGTTGGTGTACACGGCTTCCTCGTGCGGGGTGAGCGCGTCCGGAATCAGGGAGACGGCGCCGACCGTGCCCTGGATGGTGTCAAGCAGGGTCAGGCCGGTGAAGACGCGCATGGTGAGCGTGTGCTCGTCCTCGGTCATCTTCTGCCAGCTAGGGATGTCGTTAGAGACGGGAACTTTTTCGGGCAGCCAGAAGTTGCCGGTCAAGCGGTCCCAGACCTCAAGGTCTTTCTCATCTTCGAGGCGGTTCCAGTTGATTGCGGAGACGCGGTCGATGAGTTTCAGCGGTTTGCGCGGAATGGAAATCGGTGCCATGAGTGTTCCTTACTACTCGTTGTCATTGTCGTTATCGTCGTTGGACTTGTTTTCGAACTCCTCCGGCGCGGTCAGCCGGAGCAGTGCTCTATAGATGGTTCGTGACATTGTGGGTTCCTTAGAGTGGCCTCTGGTTGTTCGATGTGTGCGGAGACCGCCGTCTGAGGCCGAAGGCGTACGAAGGTACGTCGAGTGCCGAAGAAAGGCGGTATACGCTCCATCGAACGATCAGAGCATGCAGCTGACGCAGCCTTGGACTTCAGTGCCTTCCAGGGCTTGCTGGCGGATGCGGATGTAGTAGAGGGTCTTGATGCCCTTGCGCCAGGCGTAGATCTGAGCCTTGTTGAGGTCGCGGGTGGTGGCGGTGTCCGGGAAGAACAGCGTGAGCGACAATCCCTGATCAACATGCTGCGTGGCCTCGGCGTACGTGTCGACGATGGCCTTCCAGCCAATCTCGTAGGCGTCCTTGTAGTACTCGAGGTTGTCGTTGGTCATGTAGGCGGCCGGGTAGTACACGCGCCCGATCTTGCCTTCCTTGCGAATCTCGATCTTGGAGGCAATCGGGTGAATCGAGCTCGTGGAATGGTTGATGTATGAGATCGAGCCGGTGGGCGGCACGGCCTGCAGGTTCTGGTTGTAGATGCCATCCTTCAGAATCGCGTCGCGCAGGGCCTCCCAATTGGCCGCAGTCGGAATCGCGATGCCGTACTTGGCGAACAGTTCGCGGATCTTGGCGGTGCGCGGTTCCAGCGAACGG
The window above is part of the Bifidobacterium longum subsp. infantis ATCC 15697 = JCM 1222 = DSM 20088 genome. Proteins encoded here:
- a CDS encoding cation-translocating P-type ATPase, translating into MDDRNDQSAKSATATNGVVESEEVRAQEALLGDTDPSLTSADDVAKALNVDPSHGLSEEEAKRRLAKFGPNELASAPPVPKWKKFLAQFQDPLVYLLIAATIISVIAWFIEKANAQPGAEGGEALPFDAIVIILILIVNAVLGYMQEAKAEAAVEALAQMTAPQTSVLRDGKVMRINTADVVPGDIIVLAEGDSVSADGRLVNAASLRIAEASLTGESVPVGKKPDTLTEAKALGDRANMIFNGTSVTQGTGRAIVTGTGMNTQVGKIADMLSATEDEKTPLQKEMDYVSKILGIAVCVIAVVVLVALAVLEGFNDVHDVIDSLLLAVSLAVAAVPEGLAAILTVVLALGVQRMAAHNAIVKKLHSVETLGSASVICSDKTGTLTRNEMTVERVVTPSGEVQITGTGYAPEGRMVLAGGVDPESEQARIMADEVVATLVAGTLANDGELREENGRWEIVGDPTEVSLIVAARKVKADRKITRYTRVGEIPFTSERKRMSIIAKDSADADNLTVFAKGAPDVLLSYCSRIRVGGQVRKLTEGDRQSILATVERLSSEAYRTLGEACRPLETSSLADVPGVSVNAAGQVSDIADQAEAIETDLIWNGMVGIIDPPRTEVRDSVTEAHRAGIRTVMITGDHPLTAARIASDLGIIAKDGQALTGDQLDQLPDEAAFDKATSEVSVYARVAPEHKLRIVESLQRQGNIVAMTGDGVNDAPAVKSADIGVAMGITGTEVTKQSAKMILADDNFSTIVAAVREGRVIFDNIRKFLRYLLSSNVGEVFTVFLGVVFAGFLGIRQPETVGVTVPLLATQLLWINLLTDAAPALAMGVDPQTDDVMGRKPRKMTDRVIDASMWGDIIFVGIIMAVVTLIGMDMHLSGGLFTDRSVEAIGHEAQMTEARTMGFTILVFAQLFNALASRSHLQSAFVGLFSNKWLWGAIGLSVALQLVVIYVPFLNGPFGTMALSPMAWVECICLAAFVLIASELRKIVLRAMARR
- a CDS encoding substrate-binding domain-containing protein — translated: MTGELGADIVERYNDSPIAAAALPALTSVRPPYARIVTEVLRLIEIGPGNPTHISLPPELVVRASSSNRLI
- a CDS encoding PTS sugar transporter subunit IIA, which gives rise to MGLFSGLFHNSDEVAPAPAAMSVLAPCDGVWESIEKVPDDTFAAKILGDGFGVVPSSGLVVAPVSGTVTTVADAKHAVGITTPGGVEVLVHIGVDTVQLKGAPFTMLVSAGQTVSAGDPIEKVDLDAVKAAGKATDVIVVFTNPATIAALDLTGSGTVAVGAQVGTLAVR
- the nagE gene encoding N-acetylglucosamine-specific PTS transporter subunit IIBC gives rise to the protein MKAYIQRLGRALMLPVACLPAAALFLGIGYWIDPSGWGGGNVIAAYLCKTGSAILDNLGLLFAVGVAVGMARDKDGASALSGLVGFMTITTIMGSASMFLGFDAENPPAAFAPGAIGNKNVFFGIMVGCVSGALYNRFSKTKLPDFLAFFSGRRCVPILTAALMSVISLVLLFVWPLVYNGLVAFGESLMGMGAVGAGIYAFFNRLLIPTGLHHALNNVFWFNLAGIDDITKFWNGVGGLNGTTKAVLATGGFQPWGEYVTGMYQAGFFPIMMFGLPAGAFAIYRCAKPENRRTVGSLMLAGGLAAFLTGVTEPLEFSFMFAAFPLYVVHALLTALSVFIAASFQWIAGFNFSAGFIDWFLSLRVPQAHMPWMLIVQGLVFAVIYYFVFTFMIKKFDLKTPGRGDGVDDEGAAAVAGILDTGAAPAAAVSRDKYAALAAKLYALLGGKANIVDIENCVTRLRLGVKDTAKVDVDAIRKLVPGVKVIDDRNVQVVVGTQVQAVADAMEELHKA
- a CDS encoding MDR family MFS transporter, yielding MIFGLSPLYWGLWLAILILWMGRFVTSFLSIYLVSALHLDEGVVGAVVAMYGFGAIIGCLFGGALSDRFGRQSMIIIGEIGAAAALLVVSVLADPVALGAALFVYGAFASLPSPAIAAYIADVVPPKRQQRAYVLQSWAINFGYAIGPIVANQLIKISYSLMFYVEAAVMIAVTILLIVFFREVRHLTTSAPAARPEGAMSRNWRRVLTDTPFLGFSLLMFGYFLVYFQSTSGLPIAMTDLGLGLGEYSVLLTINGGMLCLLQIPAMKLFARMGNSRVLVMGLAVTAIGYAVQAVAHSWGGFAIAVVLWTLGELGTFPIATTTVAAMAPATARGTYQGVYNVVWSVSIALAPLIGGWVIGGFGGRMLWIACTVVLVGVTVGLRVTKGSRDAAMAAAMGAEDDSQ